tctgtatatgtggtgctggggaatcgaacccagggcctcatgtatatgaggcaggcactcttgccactaggccatatccccaacccctattgtgaggtttttaaagtaggtagccggtaaaggagaacgccatgcggtattcaagtaggaaagaaagtttattacggaactgctggcctgtggccaagatgatccatggccagagagaagggagagagagagtgagagccccccccacccagccctgccttatatctagggcaggggcaaggggtgtggccaggtggattaggatgtgacctcagggaaaggggaggtaactgcctccaggtctgctggttacccaggtaactgggtggagacttaatgaggtgggggcatctgcatgtggccctcagggagaggaccttacacttataaaggcaaaaaaccaagttacagcaatcaggtgttcaagcaagattaggatacgggtacaaatctgattggctcaggactcCAGGCATTCCGGGGCAGttaagagttaagcattcccgggctggggatatagcctagtggcaagagtgcctgcctcggatacacgaggcactaggttcgattccccagcaccacatatacagaaaaacggccagaagcggcgctgtggctcaagtggcagagtgctagccttgagcgggaagaagccagggacagtgctcaggccctgagtccaaggcccaggactggccaaaaaaaaaaaaaaaaaaaaaaaaagagttaagcattcccaggcggttagagttaagcagggagtttcctgaccagctgggccctaataagcttgtcctgctagctggGATAtctggtggcctgggttactcaaagtttaaacagaaacaaaatgggggctgcctgaaaatggggtttactttaactcttcactaCTTCATCTTTACTTAATGAAAGGCCCTCACCCTAGaatagggtttcttttttttttttttttttttttttttgtcagttgtgaactcatgtgggtactgtccctaagttcttttgctcaaggctagcactctaccactgtgaacttgtaatatggaggtcagatctggccagcaccatcattggctgttgaggagtgtcagattgactccatctcagattagttagagagagcagaagctgactccatcttcactaagatctcccctgccctatccagggaagttccccttctctgtgatatGATTGTGTAAACTGCCTGACCACCCGAGTAGTAGaatattcaaggttaaacctgtgcccccaccccccaccgccatGAGTaagcatatccgcctgcatcaagtGAGCCCTGCCAAATTCGTGCGCCGAGTCTaattaaaatgataggttggttcaaacagttgccatGAGGCAaattgtaaccccattggccacctgtgtgtgacctggcatgctctgtaagtgttgtaacctcattggccacctgcatgtggcaggcttgaccatgtggtatttgcctttataacccgaccccaagCATGGCCCAGGGCacctggtcccagctcccgagtctggcctatgaccctggccagtcagtatactttttacttccccaataaatccatctttttacttgagactgtctctgagtggtggactcttagagggatgggggattccccctaccctcagaccccattacattgtggtcccctcccttggggggaccccattacatgaatcacagttccacttcttttttttgagtttggagataaaagtttaaaggggacttttcttccctggctggttttgaaccacaattctcagaccttAACcttctgaatacctaggattacaggtatgaaccctCAGTTCCTGGCTTAAGGGTTTCTTGAAATAGCCAGGCTGTTAAAATTCTTGGATGTgcgctgagaatgtggcttagtggtagagtgcttgcctagcatgcatggaggcctgggtttgattcctcagcaccacataaacataaaaagccaaaagcggtgctgtggctcaagaggtagagtgctagccttgagcaaaaagaagttagggacagcactcaggccctgagtctcaagtgcacaggattggcaaaaaaaaaaaaaagttgagaagaACCATTTGTGCCCTGGAGTTAAGAAAacagtctggggctggggatatagcctagtggcaagagtccctgccttggatacacgaggccctaggttcgattccccagcaccacatatacagaaaacggccagaagcggcgctgtggctcaagtggcagagtgctagccttgagcgggaagaagccagggacagtgctcaggccctgagtccaaggcccaggactggccaaaaaaaaaaagaaaaaagaaaaaaaaaagaaaaagaaaacagtctggacaacatagcaagaccttgtttcaaaCGTAAgtaaacatttctcttttttttgtgtgccgtactaggacttaaactcagggcctagactctgaTCCTTAGCTTTGTAAGGGGTTAATGTAGAGGAGAGTAAGACTGACTTCATTTCAAATTCACTGAGAACTTACTTGCCCTTGAGAATTGAAAACAACTGACTAGCTTGTTACTCAAATGTTATCTCCAGTAACCACATCCCTGTTGGAAAACAGCCAGTCTTCCTAAGCACCTCGGATCTGAGAAATGTCAAAACTACCCAAACTGTTTGGATAAGTCATCGCTTACTACACTAAGATTGTGTAGTCTGCTTGATCATCTGCATTGTAGTTTTTTCCTTCATAAGCCCAGACTGAAAACTGATCAGGGTCACAGTTACAGCTCCCAAGtatgtgctgcgtccctggccagcTTACCCTTCCCCCAATAAAGATCTTCTTGCATGAGACTATCTCTGTGTGATGGACTCTGTAGGGGCCTGGAATCCCCTCCCCTGGACTCCATAAcagcttttcacttaaggctagtgctctaccatttgagctacatcacttctggctttttgtttctttctttctttctttttttttttttttttttgccagtcctgggccttggactcagggcctgagcactgtccctggcttctttttgctcaaggctagcactctacctcttgagtcacagcgccacttctggcttttttctatatatgtggtgctgaggaatcgaacccagggcttcatgtatacgaggcgagcactttaccactaggccatattcccagcccacttctggctttttgatgggtaatcggaaataagagtctccaggactttcctgctcagtctggcttcaaactgcaatcctcagatctcagcctcctgggtagttagcattataggaatgagccatcaggACACAgctgataaaataaaaattctttatgTAAAAGAAAGcatagaaggctgggaatgtagcttagtggtgagtgcttacctaccatgcatgaagccctggattcgattcctcagtaccacatacacagaaaaagccagaagtgggcgctgtggctcaagtggtagagtgctagccttgagcaaaaaagaagccagggatagtgttcaggtcctgagcccaagccctaagactggcaaaaaacaaaacaaaacaaagaaagcatagaggacatatatatatatatatatatatatatatatatatatatatatatacatatatatatatatatatttttttttgccagtcctggggcttaaattcaggtcctgagcactgtctctggcttctttttgctcaaggctactagcactctaccacttgagccacagtgccacttctggccttttctatatatgtggtgctgaggaatcgaacctagggcttcatgtatacaaggcaagcactctttccacttggccacattcccagccccagatatatttttttaagctaGGAATGTCTCTAGGGGTCAAAGTACATAGCACCTGGGTCAGAATTAGCCTTCTAGAattctggaaatgtggcttagtggtagagtgcttgcctagcatgcatgaagccctgggttcaattcctcagtaccacataaacagaaaaagccagaagttgatgctgtggctcaagtggtagagtgctagctttgagcaaaagcagcttggggacagtgtccaggtcctgagttcaagccccaggactggcaagaaagaaaggaaagaagttagGAAGGATggcagaggggggggggggatggagggagagagtagaaaagaaaagaaagaaagaaattccagTGGCCTGTTTGGAACTTGAAAGCTTAAATCTCTGGTGAATTGTCCTCTTGGCAACTGTATGCCACCCCCTAGCCTCCCTTGAACTGTAGGCAACAGTTCTCCCCCCTTTCCTGTGTCCAGGCTGGGTGACTTGGGGCCCTTCTAAGGTGACCTGAGCTCAGGTCCTCCATGTGCATGAAGCCATTCCTTTTAGCAATCCACTCTTGCAGGAAGGAGCTGTGCTGCACCCTCCTGCAGTCTGGCTATCAATTGGGGCCACTGCCCAGCGCTGGACAGGGACCAAAGCTCTTCCTTCATGAAGCCATCCCTTCTCTTTTCTGCCTGTTTCAATTGCTATGGTCCCAGATAATCTGCTGTTTTCACTTTAAATGCCAAAATGCTTGGAAAAAgtacttttcctcctcctcttcccaccccccctttcccttcctcctcctccttcttcacctCCTGCATGTGGGTTGCCAGAAGCTCTCACTAAAGTGGGGTAGGGGGTACTGATGCTTGAACCAGATAGActctgtcttttgttttctcccttttGCCACCTACCCTCCATTGTGGAGAGTCTCCCTGACTTctgtatcaaaaataaataaatagcaaagatAGTTGTAGAGGAAAGACTCTGGGAAGATACATTGTAACAAGTGCTTTGAGGGTTTTATGTATCTATAAAGACATGTACTATTTGACCAAGTAATTCTACTTTAGACTTGGTTACATATTTGTATAGTGAAAGACAACTTATTGTAAAATTGTTTACAGGAATAAAAGACTGAAGCAGTCAGTAGGAATCTGGACAAACAACACACCAGGGCAGgaacattttatttcataaaagaaagaaatgagatgaATCTggtgaatttaaattttttaatgtattaataaaaataagccaGATGCTGGGGTCATttaagcctataattctagacactcaggaggctgagctatgaggaggaaagtctatgagactcttatctctaattatccaccaaaaagccagaagtgagttttggctccagtggtagagtgttagccttgagcacaaaagcccaggtggctcatacctataaccctagaaCCCTAGAAGATAGCCACAGCAGGaaaattctgagactcttatctctagttaaccacaaaaagccagaagaggagctgtggctcaagtggtagagtgctgaccttgagctaaATAGCACAAGAACAAtgctcagtccctgaattcaagtcccaggaccaacacacacaacacaagcTCATAGCATCTAGACCATGAGTTTAAGCTCTAAACTTGGGACTTTtgggacttgcacacacacacaaaaagtatagacatccgcccccggcccggcccgctcgCCCGAGCGCCGCGGCTCGGCTCGCTCGGGCCCGGAAGCCGCCCTGCCGGCCTGGGGTCAGGATGGGCAGCAAGATGGCGTCCGCCAGCAGGGTCATCCAGGTAGTCAAGCCACATGCTCCATTGATAAGATTCCCTAGCAGAAGAGACAATCCTAAACTCAGTGCATCGGAAGCTATGAGTTCGGCAGGGCTCCCCCCTCACTCTTCCTTGATCTCCCAGCATGCTAAGGGAAGTAAATCACCAGACACGATACACCCCGGTCCACCGGACACGGCAGCAATATTAAAAACATTACCTCAGAAATACAGAAGGAAACTTGTCTCTCAGGAAGAAATGGAATTTATCCAGCGTGGAGGGCCAGAATAATCATTGAGGCTGCTGCTTATCATCAAAGAATTATCTTTACAATAAAGGACTTCCAAATGACAACTACAAATTGTATTTAAACAACCTTAATATcctgagaaaatgaaatatagaaaatACAGATGGATACTTCTATCTCCTAATTTATGTAACTTGGTCAGCTTCTCCACAAGCTTACCAACTTGTTTATGTATTTCATACTTATTAAAgtacacatttaaaaatgttaaaaaaaaagtataaaagtgtgtgtgtgtgtgtgtgtgtgtgtgtgtgtaatgacaACATGGGACTGCAACATCACCTTGGGGCACCTCTCCAGGACTAAATGATTCAATGTGTTAAATAAGTaagtaggaaggaaggcaaaACTAAGGGGCTGAGACAGCAATGTTTTAAGGATCCTGTGTGTTATCTGATTTGCAGAGCAAGCAAAGAGAGTAGTAGTATTTTGAGAGTAGTCAAAAAAATCCCACTCTGCACACAATGAAGGGTGATGTGGGCATTTAGAACCACCCACTTGTGTTTGTGATTAAAATAAATCTTCCCTTGCAAATGTTTTGTGAATACAGAAGACAGTTTCAATTATGATaattaggctgggaatgtagctcagagaTAGAACACTTGCTTCACATGCCTGAAGCCTATGAGGGGGGAGCACCATAGCTAGGcacagtagcacatgcctgtcatccccagcaacaTAGGGATGTTGTGCCAATCGTGGGTGTATGCCAATCAGAGAACAGGAGCATCGGAtctgaacaaaacagaaaaaatgaaTCAGAATGAACAAAAGCCAGAAGCTTCTGGAGAATGGTCAATATCTGGGAGAAGAGCCAACTGGGAATAAATTTCCCATTTTCATAGATGCTAGCCTGAGAGTAAGCCAAAGCCAATGTGACATAGGTCGATGAAACTCTAGTAGACTCCAGTTCAGTCTTTCTGACCAGAGAAGTTAATAGGTCAGAAATCAGCTGATTTGTAGCTGTAGGAAACTGAAGGAAGAATCTTGGGAAAAAAAGAGGAGCCAGAGAGGATAAAGCCCAAATTCTGTGCATATGTGATTCCTTAGTGGCTGGCCTATCCTTGAATCAAGCATACACAGGAAGATTCAAGGCAACCTAGCAGAGAAGATGTGAGATTTGACCTGACCTGCCACTCAAAAGACAGAATCTAAAGTTTAGGCTCAAAGTGTAGAGTCACTGCCTACTAACATAAGACCAattaagagggaaagaaaagtacCAAAAACAGTATTATACAGAATTTGTTAAAGAGTTTAAATTCCTACAACATAATATTTACCACAACTTtgttcaattgaaaaaaaaaatcaactaaatagaaccagaaaaaaaacagtgAGCCATTCTCCAGAGAAGAGACAATTCTTGGAGAACAAATTCAAGATAATAGATAATATTAAAGCAGTTATTGTAATTATACCCAATGAGATAAAGTAGAAGTCAGCAAATGTTTTCTAcaaaaggtcagagaaaatagtttaggcctttttttttggtggggggggggttgccagtcctggggcttaaactcagggcctgagcactgtccctggcttctttctgctcaaggctagcactctgccacttgagccacagtgccatttccggctttttctatgtacatggtgctgaggaatcaaacccagggcttcatgtatatgagacaagcacgttaccactaggccatattcccagccctattttaggCTTTGTAGGTCACAAGTAATCTCTGTTGCAGTTACTCAACACTGAAGTTGTAGCTATGCCCATGTACAAACAAATGGTGCGACTGTTTCAATGAAACCTTAGGCTCTTGCTgggctcacacatgtaaccctagctactcaagaggctgagatctgaggatcagccagcccagacagaaaagtcagtgagaatctTATGTTCAATAAattccaaaaaagctggaattgtagctgtggcccaagtggtagagcactagtcctaAGCAAAAGAATaacagggatagagcccaggccctgagttcaagcaggatgaccagcaaaaaatttttttaactgtttttggTTATTTACTGAATAACAAATCACCCCAAAATTGAGTGGCTTAAAACAGCAACCACTTTGTTATATTTTGTCATAGTTTGGGGAGCTGTTCTGTCTGATTTGTTCTCAGCATGAGTGTGGCTGGCACTT
This sequence is a window from Perognathus longimembris pacificus isolate PPM17 chromosome 17, ASM2315922v1, whole genome shotgun sequence. Protein-coding genes within it:
- the LOC125365975 gene encoding alpha-ketoglutarate dehydrogenase component 4-like, with translation MGSKMASASRVIQVVKPHAPLIRFPSRRDNPKLSASEAMSSAGLPPHSSLISQHAKGSKSPDTIHPGPPDTAAILKTLPQKYRRKLVSQEEMEFIQRGGPE